In Paenibacillus sp. FSL M7-0420, a single genomic region encodes these proteins:
- a CDS encoding ABC transporter ATP-binding protein, with protein MTTQPVLELEALTLAALSKEILVNSVSFSLERGESLGLVGESGSGKSLTLRAILGLLPRGVEQTGGAVRSKVSSAMVFQDPRGALDPLCLVVKQLTEVVYYRQRTSLKAARRIALELLERLGLPASLKTKDRYPGQLSGGQCQRVVIALALACKPGILLCDEPTTALDVTVQRQIIDTITSLQQELGFAMVFVTHNLAIAANLCSRLVVMKQGRIIEQGETHSLLRHPAEAYTQMLMDSVLPLPELEGGGISWK; from the coding sequence ATGACAACACAACCTGTACTTGAACTTGAAGCGTTGACACTCGCGGCTCTCTCCAAAGAAATCCTGGTGAACAGCGTCAGCTTCTCCCTTGAACGCGGCGAAAGCCTCGGTCTGGTAGGCGAATCCGGCTCCGGCAAATCGCTGACGCTGCGGGCCATTCTCGGCCTGCTTCCGCGCGGTGTGGAGCAGACCGGCGGAGCGGTCCGCAGCAAGGTAAGCAGTGCCATGGTGTTCCAGGACCCCAGAGGAGCATTGGACCCGCTCTGTCTGGTAGTGAAGCAGCTGACCGAGGTTGTCTATTACAGACAAAGAACCAGTCTGAAGGCTGCGCGGCGCATTGCCCTGGAGCTGCTTGAACGGCTCGGTCTGCCAGCTTCGCTGAAGACAAAAGACCGCTACCCGGGCCAGCTCTCCGGCGGCCAGTGCCAGCGTGTGGTCATTGCTCTGGCGCTGGCCTGCAAGCCGGGCATTCTGCTCTGCGATGAGCCGACTACGGCGCTGGATGTGACGGTTCAGCGCCAGATTATAGATACGATTACAAGTCTGCAGCAGGAGCTGGGCTTCGCTATGGTCTTCGTGACCCACAACCTGGCGATTGCCGCCAATCTCTGCTCCAGACTGGTTGTAATGAAGCAGGGCCGGATCATTGAGCAAGGCGAGACACATAGCCTGCTGCGTCATCCGGCTGAGGCTTATACACAGATGCTAATGGATTCGGTGCTCCCTCTGCCGGAGCTGGAAGGAGGCGGGATCTCATGGAAGTAG
- a CDS encoding ABC transporter permease: protein MMKSRLTLRGAAGNNGSYKWLALALVRALLVILCVMTAVFFLIRIVPGDPAKMILGEYSTPEALKNMHHTLGLDLSLWDQFTRFVKLLFTQGDTGNSIIAGTSSRELIAERAPVTLLLIVIASGLAMITALLLATVAATNKDKLLDHLIRIIPAITLGMPVFWVGILFILFFSVRLGWFPVGGIGEGWSGTLHSLVLPAVTIAFSQIPTLVRSLRAQMLEVLESEFVVTLRAAGIPSRVILFKHVLRNSALPTLMLLGVNVSYLIGGTLVVEQVFGIKGIGSLLFTSISNRDFPVIQGIALYCALAVVIISLLIEIISGWLDPRTKGKS, encoded by the coding sequence ATGATGAAATCCAGGCTAACCCTGAGGGGTGCAGCTGGAAACAACGGTTCTTACAAGTGGCTGGCCCTAGCCCTTGTAAGAGCCTTACTTGTTATCCTCTGCGTAATGACGGCGGTCTTTTTCCTGATTCGAATAGTACCCGGCGACCCCGCCAAAATGATTCTCGGTGAATACAGCACACCTGAAGCGCTTAAGAATATGCACCACACGCTGGGACTGGATCTCTCCTTATGGGATCAGTTCACCCGGTTCGTGAAGCTGCTGTTCACTCAGGGAGATACCGGAAACTCTATTATCGCGGGCACCTCGTCCAGAGAGCTGATTGCAGAGCGTGCTCCGGTCACCTTGTTGCTGATTGTAATTGCCTCGGGGCTTGCGATGATTACAGCACTGCTGCTGGCAACGGTTGCTGCCACCAACAAGGACAAGCTGCTAGACCATCTCATCCGCATTATTCCAGCAATCACCCTGGGGATGCCGGTCTTCTGGGTTGGCATTCTGTTCATTCTGTTCTTTAGCGTGCGGCTGGGCTGGTTCCCCGTAGGTGGAATCGGCGAGGGCTGGTCGGGTACGCTCCATAGTCTGGTGCTTCCGGCGGTCACGATTGCTTTTTCACAGATTCCTACGCTGGTCCGCTCGTTGCGTGCGCAAATGCTGGAGGTGCTCGAATCCGAATTCGTTGTCACTCTCCGGGCAGCAGGAATTCCGTCCAGGGTGATCCTGTTCAAGCATGTGCTGCGCAATTCGGCATTGCCGACCCTAATGCTGCTTGGAGTGAATGTGTCCTACCTGATCGGGGGAACGCTCGTTGTGGAGCAGGTTTTTGGTATCAAGGGCATCGGCAGCCTGCTGTTCACCTCCATCTCAAACAGGGATTTTCCGGTGATTCAGGGGATTGCGCTCTATTGTGCGCTGGCTGTTGTGATCATCAGTCTGCTGATCGAAATCATCTCCGGGTGGCTTGATCCCAGAACGAAGGGGAAATCATGA
- a CDS encoding ABC transporter ATP-binding protein: MEVALQVQDVTVRYGGFTALDQIRLELAQHTTLGLVGESGSGKSTLARVIAGLITPDEGQLLLGAELLGRKRSKAQHKQIQMIFQNPDSSLNPRHTVRQILAEALLFHRIVERSQVERRSKELLSRVQLDAKSLDRYPYEFSGGQRQRIAIARALSVEPTLLIADEPTSALDVSVQRSVLELFHTLQAELNLTMLFISHDLGVIHAVSDTVAVMRQGQLVEVNSKDEFFVRPGHEYSRELLSAVPKMPQY; this comes from the coding sequence ATGGAAGTAGCACTACAGGTGCAGGATGTAACTGTCCGTTATGGCGGGTTCACCGCCCTTGATCAGATCCGGCTGGAGCTTGCGCAGCATACCACGCTGGGGCTTGTCGGTGAGTCCGGCTCAGGGAAGTCTACGCTGGCCCGGGTCATTGCCGGACTGATCACTCCAGATGAAGGACAGCTTCTGCTGGGTGCGGAGCTCTTAGGCAGGAAGCGGAGCAAGGCACAGCATAAGCAGATTCAGATGATTTTCCAGAACCCGGATTCTTCGCTGAATCCCCGGCATACCGTCAGGCAGATTCTGGCGGAAGCCTTGTTGTTCCACCGGATTGTAGAGCGTTCGCAGGTGGAGCGCAGAAGTAAGGAGCTGCTTAGCCGGGTGCAGCTGGATGCCAAGTCGCTGGACAGATATCCGTATGAATTCTCCGGCGGCCAGCGCCAGCGGATCGCCATTGCCCGCGCGCTTAGCGTGGAGCCTACCCTGCTGATCGCCGATGAGCCCACCAGCGCACTGGATGTCTCAGTGCAGCGCAGCGTGCTGGAGCTATTCCATACGCTGCAAGCCGAGCTTAATCTTACGATGCTGTTCATCTCCCATGATCTGGGAGTCATTCATGCCGTCAGCGATACCGTCGCTGTGATGCGTCAGGGCCAGCTGGTCGAGGTGAATTCGAAGGATGAATTCTTCGTCCGGCCGGGACATGAATACAGCCGTGAGCTATTGTCTGCGGTTCCCAAGATGCCGCAATATTGA
- a CDS encoding pyridoxal-phosphate-dependent aminotransferase family protein, translating to MNRQNTGFVPLTLSELDTLTQQLSRLFGTQHPPVIIPGEAILGIEAVAAGIAAPGRTILNIVTGPYGSLFGEWLTRGGATVKEVKVPFDQVVTVEEVAAAIELHQPVAISLVQAEVVTGGSNPAEEIFKLARRHDLITVTDSVSAVGGEALSVDQWAVDFAVMGAQKALAGPNGISAVSISPRGWAFLESNERAPRNSILSLLDLQPSPDGAAQRRVPPNIPVLEARALIEALEAVAEEGLSQVIKRHERAAASAVAGISELGLAPWQKDSRHYSTLTTTVRIDEQPLLLIKQPVGIVAPGDGELFGQLLRVNHFGTNASRESVEAAVQTLARLLKLEAEPAVQAVRQVWGEAE from the coding sequence ATGAACCGTCAAAATACAGGATTCGTACCACTCACGCTATCTGAGCTGGATACATTAACACAGCAGCTGTCCCGGCTATTCGGGACCCAGCATCCTCCGGTAATCATTCCGGGGGAGGCGATTCTAGGCATTGAGGCGGTTGCGGCAGGAATTGCTGCGCCGGGACGTACGATTCTGAACATAGTGACCGGACCTTACGGCAGCTTGTTCGGCGAGTGGCTTACGCGCGGCGGGGCCACCGTTAAGGAAGTGAAGGTTCCCTTCGACCAGGTGGTTACGGTAGAGGAGGTGGCCGCAGCGATTGAGCTGCATCAGCCGGTTGCGATTTCTTTGGTGCAGGCAGAGGTAGTTACAGGCGGCTCGAACCCTGCGGAGGAGATCTTCAAGCTGGCCCGGAGGCATGACCTGATTACCGTAACGGATTCCGTGTCTGCTGTCGGGGGAGAGGCGCTTTCTGTGGATCAGTGGGCTGTGGATTTCGCTGTAATGGGTGCGCAAAAAGCGCTCGCCGGTCCTAACGGAATCAGCGCGGTCAGTATTTCTCCCCGCGGCTGGGCCTTCCTGGAGTCGAACGAACGGGCTCCGCGCAATTCCATTCTGTCCTTGCTCGATCTGCAGCCGTCCCCGGATGGAGCAGCGCAGCGTAGAGTCCCGCCGAACATCCCGGTCCTGGAAGCCAGAGCCCTGATTGAAGCCCTGGAGGCTGTTGCCGAGGAGGGCCTGTCCCAGGTCATCAAGCGGCATGAACGGGCAGCGGCCTCTGCTGTCGCCGGGATCTCGGAGCTTGGGCTTGCACCTTGGCAGAAGGACAGCAGACATTACTCTACACTGACTACCACTGTTCGGATTGACGAGCAGCCGCTGCTGCTGATTAAGCAGCCTGTCGGTATCGTAGCTCCCGGGGACGGGGAATTATTCGGTCAATTGCTGCGGGTCAATCATTTCGGAACGAATGCCAGCCGCGAGAGTGTCGAAGCGGCGGTGCAGACGCTAGCCAGACTGCTGAAGCTGGAAGCTGAACCGGCAGTGCAGGCCGTCCGCCAGGTCTGGGGGGAAGCGGAATGA
- a CDS encoding ABC transporter permease, with protein MNTTQIDSTLPDLGKPASGLRRVLHTPSLLIGIIMFAILILLAIFVPYLSPYNPTEQNLSAFLQPPSAAHWLGTDQLGRDLFTRLVYAARTDLTIMVLAEIIPFCTGVMLGMISGYYGKWTDRIISLITDTFIAFPFYLIVIIVAFASGAGERGIYITFILVGWIVFARVVRGLSASFRKQEWIASAQTLGLPGTRILLRHLLPNVLPQAVVVLMTDMIGLLVAIVTLGYLGIGIAPPTPDWGTMIADGQPFITTAWWLSAVPGFAVVYTGIALSLLGDGLADIWRRKG; from the coding sequence ATGAATACTACACAGATAGACTCAACCTTACCGGACCTCGGGAAGCCCGCAAGCGGACTCCGAAGAGTACTTCACACCCCGTCCTTGCTGATCGGGATCATTATGTTCGCTATACTTATACTGCTCGCCATATTCGTCCCTTACTTAAGTCCCTACAATCCGACGGAGCAGAATCTGAGCGCCTTCCTGCAGCCACCCTCCGCAGCCCATTGGCTGGGTACTGACCAGCTTGGCCGGGATTTATTCACCAGACTGGTCTATGCCGCCCGGACGGATCTGACGATCATGGTGCTGGCTGAGATTATTCCGTTCTGCACGGGCGTCATGCTGGGCATGATCTCGGGGTACTATGGCAAATGGACCGATAGAATTATATCGCTGATCACAGACACTTTTATTGCCTTCCCGTTCTATCTGATTGTCATTATCGTGGCCTTCGCCAGCGGGGCAGGGGAGCGCGGAATCTATATTACCTTTATTCTCGTAGGCTGGATTGTATTCGCCCGTGTGGTCAGAGGACTCAGCGCATCCTTCCGGAAGCAGGAATGGATTGCCTCGGCGCAGACGCTTGGTCTGCCCGGAACCCGCATCCTTCTGCGCCATCTTCTGCCGAATGTATTACCGCAAGCCGTTGTCGTGCTGATGACCGATATGATCGGACTCCTGGTAGCCATCGTTACGCTGGGTTATCTGGGTATCGGTATTGCCCCGCCTACGCCTGATTGGGGAACGATGATTGCAGACGGACAGCCCTTCATTACCACAGCCTGGTGGCTGTCGGCGGTTCCCGGCTTCGCAGTCGTGTATACGGGAATTGCATTGTCTCTCCTGGGAGACGGACTGGCCGATATCTGGAGGAGAAAAGGATGA
- a CDS encoding ABC transporter substrate-binding protein, with amino-acid sequence MINLKASMRKTAGLGTLAVLFVSLLAGCSGSANPADSSNGAQASTAPAATESASTAEPATGGTFVYGRPASVTSFDLHNQITSNNAFAIDKVFESLVAFDSKGEITDQLAASHTISEDGLTYTFVLRDGLKFSNGTPVTAEDAVFSLQRHLKVGGPLAISAKVDTVKAQDEKTLVITLKEPYTPFISELSNFSNGLIPNNFGGVTEEEFFKKPVGTGPFVIETWDPAGDVTFTKNTNYWKEGQPYIDKLVYKLIQDDSQAINQLKAGAVNAVEALSLQNAGEIKDGADTTVVTNGSWVTEQLFFNTLDKHFSDVHVRRALALALDREGLTKALTFGYAQTATSLLPSTIPYNANDKIKALSFDPAAAKAELAKSAFPDGFSTKLLVASGNSTRAQEAQIIQAAGQAIGIKIEIESVELATFRERFFAYDFAAMLNSGQADSPEANSILAFQTDPEGFSKSYWTHYTNEKVTKLLYEGQKTADGEGRATIYTELLQTLADEVPYIPLYYPDILIGARSSVDGLVVLPNGSIRLEDVRLSK; translated from the coding sequence GTGATTAATTTAAAAGCTTCTATGAGAAAAACAGCAGGGCTGGGCACACTTGCGGTACTATTCGTATCGCTGCTTGCCGGCTGCTCCGGGTCTGCCAATCCTGCGGATTCCAGTAATGGGGCTCAGGCCAGTACGGCTCCAGCCGCAACGGAAAGTGCAAGCACAGCAGAGCCTGCAACTGGAGGCACCTTCGTGTATGGCCGCCCGGCTTCCGTAACGTCGTTTGATCTGCATAACCAGATTACATCGAATAACGCATTTGCGATTGATAAAGTGTTTGAGTCACTGGTTGCTTTTGACAGCAAGGGTGAAATTACGGATCAGCTCGCAGCCTCGCATACGATCAGCGAAGACGGCTTAACTTATACGTTCGTGCTGCGCGATGGCCTGAAGTTCTCGAACGGCACGCCGGTGACGGCAGAGGATGCGGTATTCTCCCTCCAGCGGCATCTGAAGGTTGGCGGTCCACTGGCCATCTCGGCCAAGGTTGATACGGTGAAGGCACAGGATGAGAAGACACTGGTAATCACGCTGAAAGAACCCTATACTCCGTTCATCTCGGAGTTGTCGAACTTCTCGAACGGGCTCATCCCGAATAACTTCGGCGGAGTGACCGAAGAGGAATTCTTCAAGAAGCCGGTAGGCACCGGGCCGTTCGTGATTGAGACCTGGGACCCGGCAGGTGATGTCACCTTCACCAAGAATACCAACTACTGGAAGGAAGGCCAGCCTTATATCGACAAGCTTGTCTATAAGCTGATCCAGGACGACAGCCAAGCCATCAACCAGCTTAAGGCGGGAGCAGTGAATGCAGTTGAAGCCCTGTCGCTACAGAATGCGGGTGAGATTAAGGATGGTGCAGACACAACAGTGGTAACGAACGGCAGCTGGGTGACAGAGCAGCTCTTCTTCAATACACTGGATAAGCATTTCTCCGATGTGCATGTCCGCCGGGCACTGGCACTGGCGCTTGACCGTGAGGGACTGACCAAGGCCCTGACCTTCGGCTATGCGCAGACGGCGACTTCGCTGCTGCCGTCAACGATCCCTTACAATGCCAATGACAAGATCAAGGCACTGAGCTTCGATCCGGCGGCTGCCAAGGCAGAGCTGGCCAAATCGGCCTTCCCTGACGGATTCTCCACCAAGCTGCTGGTGGCTTCGGGCAACAGCACCCGGGCCCAGGAAGCCCAGATTATCCAGGCAGCCGGCCAGGCAATCGGGATCAAGATTGAGATTGAATCGGTGGAGCTGGCCACCTTCCGTGAACGCTTCTTCGCTTATGATTTCGCGGCGATGCTGAACAGCGGTCAGGCGGATTCCCCGGAAGCGAACTCGATTCTGGCGTTCCAGACCGACCCGGAAGGCTTCAGCAAATCGTATTGGACGCATTACACGAATGAGAAGGTAACCAAGCTGCTATATGAAGGCCAGAAGACAGCAGACGGTGAAGGACGGGCTACCATCTACACCGAGCTTTTACAGACGCTTGCCGATGAAGTTCCTTACATCCCGCTGTACTATCCTGATATCCTGATCGGCGCCCGTTCTTCAGTTGACGGACTTGTGGTTCTGCCTAACGGCAGCATCCGTCTGGAAGATGTCCGACTATCTAAATGA
- a CDS encoding amidohydrolase family protein, whose product MILKQPQFQAYTGIHIAGIQGKRFDIEITNGRFTAVAEAGPQPEQAEGSRQQQLWISPGILDLHTHLAWTDFDHEDQLRRDPREIEVMQAEAFAATLRTGVTTARDAGGILPATIRHLVKYYQQPLRVETSSEMLGAADAKGIKHLEKRLTDIYATGAGWVKIMATGGLGAPTEQVTEPNFSGEDFAFIVRHAHANGKKVLVHTWGGVTIDWSIQAGVESIEHGMFMTWDQAGRLAESGVAYVPTTSIYRIAADPKGVLALSPLICERAARAADAHAVALGYAREAGVRLGLGTDYATPALHGYNLQEFDTLLDYGLSRAEAWRSATEDAAGILGSGHELGRIAEGYIADAVIYAADPYQAKNADQLRTSIVTVITGAQEEDLL is encoded by the coding sequence ATGATCCTTAAGCAGCCGCAATTTCAGGCATACACTGGAATCCATATTGCAGGTATCCAGGGGAAACGCTTCGATATCGAGATTACGAACGGGCGGTTCACCGCCGTGGCAGAAGCGGGTCCGCAACCTGAACAGGCAGAAGGCTCCCGGCAGCAGCAGCTATGGATCAGTCCGGGCATTCTGGATCTGCACACCCATCTGGCCTGGACCGACTTCGACCATGAGGATCAGCTCCGCCGGGACCCCCGAGAGATTGAGGTGATGCAGGCGGAGGCCTTCGCCGCTACCTTGCGGACGGGGGTAACAACAGCCCGCGACGCCGGCGGTATTCTGCCTGCCACGATCCGGCATCTCGTGAAGTATTACCAGCAGCCGCTGCGCGTGGAGACCAGCAGTGAAATGCTGGGAGCCGCCGATGCCAAGGGGATCAAGCATCTGGAGAAGCGCCTGACGGATATCTACGCGACCGGGGCAGGCTGGGTCAAAATCATGGCAACCGGCGGTCTTGGCGCACCTACCGAGCAGGTTACGGAGCCGAACTTCTCCGGGGAGGATTTCGCCTTCATCGTCCGTCATGCCCATGCGAACGGGAAGAAGGTATTGGTGCATACCTGGGGCGGGGTGACGATTGACTGGTCCATTCAGGCCGGTGTGGAATCTATTGAGCACGGGATGTTCATGACCTGGGATCAGGCCGGGAGACTGGCCGAATCCGGCGTAGCTTACGTGCCGACCACTTCCATCTACCGGATCGCCGCCGATCCGAAGGGAGTGCTCGCGCTAAGTCCGCTCATCTGTGAACGCGCAGCCCGGGCCGCCGATGCTCACGCCGTCGCGCTTGGTTATGCCAGAGAGGCAGGGGTGCGGCTGGGCTTAGGCACCGATTACGCTACGCCTGCGCTGCATGGCTACAACCTGCAGGAATTCGACACCCTGCTGGACTATGGACTGAGCCGCGCGGAAGCGTGGCGGTCGGCTACAGAAGACGCGGCGGGGATTCTCGGAAGCGGCCATGAGCTGGGCCGGATTGCGGAAGGCTATATTGCCGATGCCGTAATCTACGCCGCCGATCCGTATCAGGCCAAAAATGCGGATCAACTGCGCACAAGCATTGTTACGGTCATTACCGGCGCGCAGGAAGAGGATTTGCTGTAA
- a CDS encoding NAD(P)/FAD-dependent oxidoreductase, whose product MKKVIVIGAGILGASAAYQLSVMGAEVLIIDRQDPGQATDAAAGIICPWLSQRRNQAWYRLAKAGARFYPELIQQLEQGGEANTGYARVGALSIHTDESKLDRIEERARMRLADAPEIGVITRLNAQETRERFPLLAEGYASVHISGAARVDGRALRDALLHSAQQQGAVLVTDDAALAFEPGRVTGINAGGHYYPADEVIICAGAWANPLLRPLGMDFKVSYQKGQIMHLQVSDHKDTEVWPVVIPPSDQYLLAFARQQIVIGATHENDIEGYNTRVTAGGLQEILTKGLEVAPGLADGTYSEVRVGFRPFTPGFLPVLGAVPGWSGVLAANGLGASGLTMGPYIGYQLAKLALGRESDLELDDYSLQRAIAGG is encoded by the coding sequence ATGAAGAAAGTCATCGTAATCGGAGCAGGGATTCTTGGGGCATCGGCTGCCTACCAGCTGTCAGTGATGGGGGCAGAGGTGCTGATTATAGACCGTCAAGACCCTGGACAAGCTACGGATGCAGCGGCAGGCATTATCTGTCCCTGGCTGTCGCAGCGGCGCAATCAGGCCTGGTACCGGCTGGCGAAGGCGGGGGCACGGTTCTACCCTGAGCTGATTCAGCAGCTGGAGCAAGGCGGAGAAGCGAACACCGGTTATGCCCGGGTTGGAGCGCTTAGTATACATACGGATGAGAGCAAGCTCGACAGAATAGAAGAGCGGGCACGGATGCGACTGGCGGATGCCCCGGAGATCGGAGTCATCACGCGGCTTAACGCTCAGGAGACCCGTGAACGGTTCCCGCTGCTGGCGGAAGGATACGCCTCGGTTCATATCAGCGGTGCTGCCAGGGTAGATGGCCGCGCCTTGCGGGACGCTCTGCTTCATTCTGCACAGCAGCAGGGCGCGGTCCTGGTTACTGATGACGCTGCGCTTGCTTTTGAACCGGGCCGGGTAACCGGAATCAACGCAGGGGGACACTATTATCCGGCGGATGAAGTGATTATCTGTGCAGGCGCATGGGCGAACCCGCTGCTCCGGCCGCTGGGCATGGACTTCAAGGTGAGCTACCAGAAGGGGCAAATCATGCATTTGCAGGTATCTGACCACAAGGATACGGAAGTCTGGCCGGTGGTGATCCCGCCAAGCGATCAGTACCTGCTCGCTTTTGCCCGGCAGCAGATTGTGATCGGAGCTACTCATGAGAATGACATAGAAGGATATAATACAAGAGTGACCGCCGGAGGGCTGCAGGAGATTCTAACTAAAGGACTGGAAGTGGCGCCTGGACTGGCGGATGGTACCTATAGTGAAGTGAGAGTCGGCTTCCGTCCGTTCACTCCGGGATTTCTGCCGGTCCTAGGGGCTGTCCCCGGGTGGAGCGGAGTCCTTGCGGCCAATGGTCTGGGGGCTTCTGGACTTACAATGGGGCCGTATATCGGTTATCAGCTGGCGAAGCTGGCACTCGGCAGGGAGTCTGATCTGGAGCTGGACGATTATAGCCTTCAGAGAGCCATAGCGGGCGGATGA
- a CDS encoding HAD family hydrolase yields the protein MNQTSSKIIFIDIDGTLLMENGIVPESAVQACQQARKNGHLLYLCTGRSKAEIYDYIWEIGFDGLIGAAGGYVESRGEMLYHKKVTPEDAKHLIDYFNANGVDFILESNTALHGSRHLQPHLERRIYGDLLNDPEAQERKRLSPHPYIATLTYGDEELYLDDVNKVCFLESSLPFDQIQEELQDRFTAIQCSIPIFGENSGELMMPGVHKASAIADVLHHLNIPLENSMAIGDGLNDMEMLEYVQVGVAMGNAREPLKAIADDITDSIENDGLYNCFLKYGLI from the coding sequence ATGAATCAGACCAGCAGCAAGATTATTTTCATAGATATTGACGGAACGCTTCTCATGGAGAATGGAATAGTCCCGGAATCGGCAGTGCAGGCATGCCAGCAGGCACGGAAGAACGGGCATTTGCTGTACCTGTGCACCGGACGCTCCAAGGCTGAAATCTATGATTATATCTGGGAGATCGGGTTCGACGGGTTGATTGGAGCGGCCGGCGGATATGTGGAGAGCCGTGGCGAAATGCTTTATCATAAAAAAGTGACCCCGGAGGATGCGAAGCATTTGATCGATTATTTTAACGCGAACGGGGTCGATTTCATTCTGGAATCCAATACGGCGCTTCACGGCAGCCGCCATTTACAGCCTCATCTGGAACGCAGAATCTATGGCGACTTGCTGAATGACCCCGAGGCGCAGGAGAGAAAACGGCTGTCGCCCCATCCCTATATCGCAACACTTACTTATGGGGACGAGGAATTATATCTGGATGATGTCAACAAAGTATGCTTCTTGGAGAGCAGTCTGCCCTTTGATCAGATTCAGGAGGAATTGCAGGACCGGTTCACGGCGATTCAGTGCTCCATCCCGATCTTCGGAGAGAACAGCGGGGAGCTAATGATGCCTGGCGTTCATAAAGCTTCCGCTATTGCCGATGTCCTGCATCATTTGAATATCCCGCTTGAGAACAGTATGGCGATTGGAGACGGGCTGAATGATATGGAGATGCTGGAATATGTCCAGGTGGGGGTTGCCATGGGCAATGCCCGCGAGCCGCTCAAAGCAATTGCTGATGACATCACCGATTCAATTGAGAACGATGGACTGTATAACTGCTTCCTGAAGTACGGACTGATCTGA